The following are from one region of the Stigmatella ashevillena genome:
- a CDS encoding acyl-CoA carboxylase subunit beta, with the protein MDGTSEKDPLRARLQQMEQQAELGGGADRIAKQHEAGKLTARERIDLLLDPGSFCELDKFVTHRSHDFGMGDKKILGDGVVTGYGTVEGRQVFVFAQDFTVFGGSLSGAYAQKICKIMDMATRVGAPVIGLNDSGGARIQEGVESLAGYADIFLRNTLASGVVPQLSLILGPCAGGAVYSPAITDFILMVKDTSYMFITGPDVIKTVTHEEVTKEALGGALTHNQKSGVAHFAADNEQGAILMTRELLSFLPSNNQEDPPVQPCDDDAFRAEESLKTLVPNNPNKPYDIKEIVRAIVDHKHFFEVQEHFARNIVIGFARMNGRPVGIVANQPAVLAGCLDIDASVKAARFVRFCDCFNIPLVTLVDVPGFLPGTDQEWGGIITHGAKLLYAFAEATVPKVTLITRKAYGGAYDVMASKHIRADINYAYPTAEIAVMGPEGAVNIIFRNELAKAADANAERAKQVNEYREKFANPFKAAELGYIDEVIRPEETRAKIIRALEMLKDKRQENPVRKHGNIPL; encoded by the coding sequence ATGGACGGAACCTCCGAGAAAGACCCCTTGCGCGCACGGCTCCAGCAGATGGAGCAGCAGGCGGAACTGGGCGGCGGCGCGGACCGCATCGCCAAGCAGCACGAGGCCGGCAAGCTCACCGCCCGAGAGCGCATTGATCTGCTGTTGGACCCCGGCTCCTTCTGCGAGCTGGACAAGTTCGTCACCCACCGGTCACACGACTTCGGAATGGGCGACAAGAAGATCCTCGGCGACGGCGTCGTCACCGGCTACGGCACGGTGGAAGGCCGACAGGTGTTCGTCTTCGCCCAGGACTTCACCGTCTTCGGCGGCTCCCTGTCCGGGGCGTACGCGCAGAAGATCTGCAAGATCATGGACATGGCCACGCGCGTGGGCGCGCCCGTCATCGGGCTGAACGACTCGGGCGGCGCGCGCATCCAGGAGGGCGTGGAGAGCCTCGCCGGCTACGCGGACATCTTCCTGCGCAACACCCTGGCCTCGGGCGTGGTGCCCCAGCTGTCGCTCATCCTGGGCCCCTGCGCGGGCGGCGCGGTGTACTCCCCGGCCATCACCGACTTCATCCTCATGGTGAAGGACACCTCCTACATGTTCATCACCGGCCCGGACGTCATCAAGACGGTGACGCACGAGGAGGTGACGAAGGAGGCGCTGGGCGGCGCGCTCACGCACAACCAGAAGTCTGGCGTGGCGCACTTCGCCGCGGACAACGAGCAGGGCGCCATCCTGATGACGCGCGAGCTGCTCTCGTTCCTGCCCTCCAACAACCAGGAGGACCCGCCCGTCCAGCCGTGCGACGACGATGCGTTCCGGGCCGAGGAGAGCCTGAAGACGCTCGTCCCGAACAACCCCAACAAGCCCTACGACATCAAGGAAATCGTCCGGGCCATCGTCGACCACAAGCACTTCTTCGAGGTGCAGGAGCACTTCGCCCGGAACATCGTCATCGGCTTCGCGCGGATGAACGGCCGGCCCGTGGGCATCGTCGCCAACCAGCCCGCAGTGCTGGCCGGATGCCTGGACATTGACGCCTCGGTGAAGGCGGCGCGCTTCGTGCGCTTCTGCGACTGCTTCAACATCCCGCTGGTCACGCTGGTGGACGTGCCCGGCTTCCTGCCCGGCACGGACCAGGAGTGGGGCGGCATCATCACCCACGGCGCCAAGCTGCTCTACGCCTTCGCCGAGGCCACGGTGCCCAAGGTGACGCTCATCACCCGCAAGGCCTACGGCGGGGCGTATGACGTCATGGCCTCCAAGCACATCCGCGCGGACATCAACTACGCCTACCCCACCGCGGAGATCGCCGTCATGGGCCCCGAGGGCGCGGTGAACATCATCTTCCGCAACGAGCTGGCGAAGGCGGCGGACGCCAACGCCGAGCGCGCCAAGCAGGTGAACGAGTACCGGGAGAAGTTCGCCAACCCCTTCAAGGCGGCGGAGCTGGGCTACATCGACGAGGTGATCCGCCCCGAGGAGACGCGGGCGAAGATCATCCGCGCGCTGGAGATGCTCAAGGACAAGCGCCAGGAGAACCCCGTGCGCAAGCACGGGAACATCCCCCTGTAG
- a CDS encoding M4 family metallopeptidase codes for MSIRRLDGQPPATPASRTTPTTPAANTVAPNTVKTPAAATRTGASDQSSFTTARRAPTELTGASAHQAPIPGPVNLNSREGQAAVQSTLAAISQQKSPPGASLIGPRFDASQAFTPRSIERDELGMTHVRMDRTHEGVKVFGEQVIGHLNADGKFAGLTGETSSLPTGLGSTQPKLSEKDALAIAQKQFGGTADQAPQVERVLYQDAKGEYQSAYRVELANLGGKEQPRRMNYLLDANSGKLFESFNQLGGIERPQAARTEPTAVTGTATPNAAIQDNASVTSKITLGEDVSIDTLKLDLDIAHSYRGDLTVQLTSPSGKTATVSDRKGGGADDLKGSFDLSEFAGEKTKGDWTLTVKDSAAGDTGTLKSWGLSATPKIDKPLPNPPAGGTVDDTSLYSGKVDLSAKQNADGTYSLEDSTRGQGVVTLDAQGKDEAQNPVAIKDNNNVWGEAGDPSRNKAAVDAHYGAQMTYDMYKNVLGRDSLDGKGEKLVSNIHIGTDFVNAYWDGKQMNYGDGNGKDAGPLTTLDIAGHEITHGLTERTAGLLYRNESGGLNEAFSDIMGTGVEWYASQKNEAVKFDWAVGEDAWTPTNGDSTDALRYMNDPTKDGYSVDHYKNYPKQTEVHGSSGIANNAFYLLANGGTNRTSKAEVKDGIGMEKGLKIYYRALAHYMTPNTTFAQAREATLKAATDLYGANSTEAQKVAESWTAVGVGK; via the coding sequence GTGAGCATTCGCCGCCTGGATGGTCAGCCCCCCGCAACCCCTGCTTCCCGCACCACCCCCACCACCCCTGCCGCCAACACGGTCGCCCCCAACACGGTCAAGACCCCTGCCGCGGCCACGCGCACGGGCGCTTCGGATCAGTCGTCGTTCACTACCGCCCGCCGCGCGCCCACCGAGCTGACGGGAGCCTCCGCGCACCAGGCCCCGATCCCCGGCCCGGTCAACCTGAACAGCCGCGAGGGCCAGGCCGCCGTCCAGTCCACGCTGGCGGCCATCTCCCAGCAGAAGAGCCCCCCGGGCGCGAGCCTCATCGGGCCCCGGTTCGATGCCTCCCAGGCCTTCACCCCCCGCTCCATCGAGCGCGACGAGTTGGGCATGACGCACGTGCGCATGGACCGCACCCACGAAGGCGTGAAGGTCTTCGGCGAGCAGGTCATCGGCCACCTGAATGCGGACGGCAAGTTCGCGGGCCTCACCGGTGAGACGTCCTCGCTGCCCACCGGGCTCGGCTCGACGCAGCCCAAGCTCTCCGAGAAGGACGCGCTGGCCATCGCGCAGAAGCAGTTCGGTGGCACCGCGGACCAGGCCCCCCAGGTGGAGCGCGTCCTCTACCAGGATGCCAAGGGCGAGTATCAGTCGGCCTACCGCGTGGAACTGGCCAACCTCGGCGGCAAGGAGCAGCCGCGCCGGATGAACTACCTGCTCGACGCGAACAGCGGCAAGCTCTTCGAGTCCTTCAACCAGCTGGGCGGCATCGAGCGCCCCCAGGCCGCGCGCACCGAGCCCACCGCGGTGACGGGCACCGCCACCCCCAACGCCGCCATCCAGGACAACGCGTCCGTCACCTCGAAGATCACCCTCGGCGAGGACGTCTCCATCGACACGCTGAAGCTGGACCTGGACATCGCCCACTCGTACCGCGGCGACCTGACCGTCCAGCTGACCAGCCCCTCGGGCAAGACGGCCACGGTGAGCGACCGCAAGGGCGGCGGTGCCGATGACCTGAAGGGCTCGTTCGACCTGAGCGAGTTCGCCGGGGAGAAGACGAAGGGCGACTGGACGCTGACCGTGAAGGACTCCGCCGCGGGCGACACGGGCACCCTGAAGAGCTGGGGCCTGAGCGCCACGCCCAAGATCGACAAGCCGCTGCCGAACCCCCCGGCCGGTGGCACCGTGGATGACACCTCGCTCTACAGCGGCAAGGTGGACCTCTCCGCCAAGCAGAACGCGGACGGCACCTACAGCCTGGAGGACAGCACGCGCGGCCAGGGCGTGGTGACGCTGGATGCGCAGGGCAAGGACGAGGCGCAGAACCCGGTCGCCATCAAGGACAACAACAACGTCTGGGGCGAGGCGGGAGACCCCTCGCGCAACAAGGCCGCCGTGGACGCGCACTACGGCGCGCAGATGACGTACGACATGTACAAGAACGTCCTCGGCCGCGACTCGCTGGATGGCAAGGGCGAGAAGCTCGTCTCCAACATCCACATCGGCACCGACTTCGTGAACGCGTACTGGGACGGCAAGCAGATGAACTACGGCGACGGCAACGGCAAGGACGCCGGCCCGTTGACGACCCTGGACATCGCCGGCCACGAAATCACCCACGGCCTCACCGAGCGCACCGCGGGCCTGCTCTACCGCAACGAGTCCGGCGGCCTGAACGAGGCCTTCAGCGACATCATGGGCACCGGCGTGGAGTGGTACGCCTCTCAGAAGAACGAGGCCGTCAAGTTCGACTGGGCCGTGGGCGAGGACGCGTGGACGCCGACCAATGGAGACTCCACTGACGCGCTGCGCTACATGAACGACCCGACGAAGGACGGCTACTCGGTCGACCACTACAAGAACTACCCGAAGCAGACCGAGGTGCACGGCTCCAGCGGCATCGCCAACAACGCCTTCTACCTGTTGGCCAACGGCGGCACCAACCGCACGTCCAAGGCCGAGGTGAAGGACGGCATCGGCATGGAGAAGGGCCTGAAGATCTACTACCGCGCCCTGGCCCACTACATGACGCCGAACACCACGTTCGCCCAGGCGCGCGAGGCCACCCTCAAGGCGGCCACGGACCTGTACGGCGCCAACTCCACCGAGGCCCAGAAGGTCGCGGAAAGCTGGACGGCGGTGGGCGTCGGCAAGTAG
- a CDS encoding ROK family protein, giving the protein MTTLVGGIEAGGTKFVCVVGTGPEDIRAQVRIPTTTPEATLGEALAFFQQQTRQVGPMAALGIASFGPLDLHPGSPSHGFITSTAKPGWRNVDVAGPFRRALGIPVAFDTDVNGAALGEGRWGAAKGLSTFVYLTVGTGIGGGGVINHQMMHGLIHPEMGHIWVPRSPKEEPSFQGVCPYHGGCFEGLASGPALHRRWGGQAEALPENHPAWELEAHYISLALSNFIATLSPQRIILGGGVMEQRHLYPMVRDEVRRLLNGYIHSADILERMDAYIVPPALGGLSGAAGALALALGRVLTDRPLLEKTG; this is encoded by the coding sequence ATGACGACACTGGTGGGTGGTATCGAGGCAGGGGGAACCAAGTTTGTCTGCGTGGTGGGCACTGGCCCGGAGGACATCCGCGCCCAGGTGCGCATCCCCACCACGACGCCGGAGGCCACGCTGGGAGAGGCCCTGGCGTTCTTCCAGCAGCAGACCCGGCAGGTGGGCCCGATGGCGGCCCTTGGCATCGCCTCCTTCGGCCCGTTGGATCTGCACCCGGGCTCACCGTCTCATGGGTTCATCACCTCCACGGCCAAGCCGGGCTGGAGGAACGTCGATGTGGCGGGGCCGTTCCGGCGGGCGCTGGGCATTCCGGTGGCCTTCGACACGGACGTGAACGGCGCGGCCCTGGGCGAGGGGCGCTGGGGCGCGGCCAAGGGGCTGAGCACGTTCGTCTACCTGACGGTCGGCACGGGCATCGGCGGGGGCGGGGTCATCAACCATCAGATGATGCATGGCCTGATTCATCCGGAGATGGGTCACATCTGGGTGCCGCGCAGTCCGAAGGAGGAGCCCTCCTTCCAAGGAGTCTGCCCGTACCATGGGGGGTGTTTCGAGGGGTTGGCCTCGGGGCCCGCGCTGCATCGCCGCTGGGGCGGACAGGCCGAAGCGCTTCCGGAGAATCACCCCGCCTGGGAGCTGGAGGCGCACTACATCTCGCTGGCGCTGTCCAACTTCATCGCCACGCTCTCCCCGCAGCGGATCATCCTGGGCGGCGGGGTGATGGAGCAGCGGCACCTCTATCCGATGGTGCGTGACGAGGTGCGCCGGTTGCTCAATGGCTACATCCACTCCGCCGACATCCTGGAGCGCATGGACGCGTACATCGTCCCGCCTGCCCTGGGAGGGCTCTCCGGAGCTGCGGGCGCCCTGGCCCTGGCCCTGGGCCGGGTCCTGACGGACAGGCCCTTGCTGGAAAAGACGGGCTGA
- a CDS encoding LysR family transcriptional regulator, producing MSLTYIQSFVAVAEEGHVGRAARRLHLTQPPLSRHILALEDELGTPLFERTARGMRLLPAGEAFLHHARRILAEVDAAVHTVRGVTSGH from the coding sequence GTGAGTCTCACGTACATCCAGTCCTTCGTGGCGGTGGCCGAGGAAGGCCACGTGGGGCGGGCCGCTCGTCGGCTGCACCTCACCCAGCCTCCCCTCAGCCGCCACATCCTCGCCCTTGAGGACGAGCTGGGCACCCCGCTCTTCGAGCGTACGGCCCGCGGCATGCGCCTGCTGCCCGCGGGCGAGGCCTTCCTGCACCACGCGCGGCGCATCCTCGCCGAAGTGGACGCCGCGGTGCACACCGTGCGCGGCGTCACCTCCGGCCACTGA
- the map gene encoding type I methionyl aminopeptidase translates to MGIPLLKGTEVERLRLAGQAAAGTLAYIATRLAPGISTADIDSWVREDTARRGGTPSQLGYKGFPATVCTSRNQVVCHGIPRPDERLAPGDIVNVDVTTCLNGFHGDTSATFLIGEVSQEARHVVDVARRCREAGMAVVRHGARMGDIGAAIQELARAEGCSVVEEFGGHGIGRSMHGPPHVPHVGRKGTGITLRSGMVLTIEPMVNLGRPEVRILPDGWTVVTADGSLSAQFEHTVLVTREGCEVLTPPCPPVA, encoded by the coding sequence ATGGGCATTCCACTGTTGAAGGGCACGGAAGTCGAGCGTCTCCGTCTTGCGGGGCAGGCGGCGGCGGGAACGCTGGCGTACATCGCCACCCGCTTGGCGCCCGGCATCTCCACGGCGGACATTGATTCGTGGGTGAGGGAGGACACCGCGCGCCGCGGCGGCACCCCCAGCCAGCTGGGCTACAAGGGCTTCCCTGCCACGGTGTGCACCAGCCGCAACCAGGTCGTCTGCCATGGCATCCCGCGTCCCGATGAGCGCCTCGCCCCCGGGGACATCGTCAACGTTGACGTGACGACGTGCCTGAATGGATTCCATGGGGACACCTCGGCCACGTTCCTCATCGGCGAGGTGTCCCAGGAGGCCCGGCACGTGGTGGATGTGGCGCGCCGGTGCCGGGAAGCGGGCATGGCGGTGGTGCGCCATGGCGCGCGGATGGGGGACATTGGCGCGGCCATCCAGGAACTGGCGCGGGCCGAGGGGTGCAGCGTGGTGGAGGAGTTCGGCGGCCATGGCATCGGCCGCAGCATGCACGGCCCTCCCCATGTGCCCCATGTGGGGCGCAAGGGCACGGGCATCACCTTGCGCTCGGGCATGGTGCTCACCATCGAGCCCATGGTGAACCTGGGCCGTCCCGAGGTGCGCATCCTTCCGGACGGGTGGACGGTGGTGACGGCGGACGGAAGTCTCTCCGCCCAGTTCGAGCACACCGTCCTGGTGACGCGCGAGGGCTGCGAGGTGCTTACCCCTCCGTGCCCTCCCGTGGCATAG
- a CDS encoding UvrD-helicase domain-containing protein, whose protein sequence is MTVDEFVELVARVSGPSWRPNPEQHACLVGDPAVPLQIAAGPGCGKTLTLVLRALRHVMVDRVLPERIMMTTFTRKAAKEIRTRLIEWGTPLLEEVLAGRAGTLDAAYRAFLRQVDINRFVTGTLDSLCEEALSGARGPDERPPVVVESFAANQLLARRGEIYDTSQRLGQPFLDYLGPYTHTGDPPETLGDMTRVIRTLVDRLVQDEVDLADYVGPGPHQVARQAIAEIFERYTAYLRATHQMDFPTLERVFLDRLRAGRVPDLMSSLRVLLVDEYQDTNPLQEHIYLELARQTGAALTVVGDDDQSLYRFRGATIELFRDFRSRAATALGGQTPQLLYLTQNYRSTPEVVSFFNDFIQNDPDFAPARIQPPQADDPGEPALGQGAGARDVPEHCGRTRGRSGCLAASGVPARRAPCRCSVGGADPGRLQWGRFGGCRDPGAHGERVPARI, encoded by the coding sequence GTGACCGTCGACGAGTTTGTTGAGCTGGTGGCCCGTGTCTCTGGGCCAAGCTGGCGTCCCAATCCTGAGCAGCATGCATGTCTGGTCGGCGATCCAGCGGTTCCCCTGCAGATCGCCGCGGGTCCGGGGTGTGGCAAAACCCTGACGCTGGTCCTGCGAGCGCTCCGGCACGTGATGGTCGACCGGGTGTTGCCTGAGCGCATCATGATGACGACCTTCACGCGCAAGGCAGCAAAGGAGATACGGACGCGACTCATCGAGTGGGGCACGCCGCTCCTCGAAGAGGTCCTCGCGGGCCGGGCAGGGACGTTGGACGCTGCCTACCGCGCCTTCTTGCGACAGGTCGACATCAACCGGTTCGTGACCGGTACCCTTGACAGCTTGTGTGAAGAGGCGCTTTCGGGAGCACGCGGGCCCGACGAACGGCCGCCGGTCGTGGTGGAGTCATTTGCCGCGAACCAACTGCTGGCCCGCCGCGGCGAGATCTACGACACCTCGCAGCGCCTGGGGCAGCCCTTTCTGGATTACCTGGGGCCCTATACCCATACGGGCGACCCGCCCGAAACGCTCGGCGACATGACGCGGGTGATTCGCACGCTCGTGGACCGCCTCGTCCAGGACGAGGTGGATCTCGCCGATTACGTGGGACCCGGTCCGCATCAAGTGGCCCGGCAGGCGATCGCCGAAATCTTCGAGCGCTACACGGCGTATCTCCGCGCGACCCACCAGATGGACTTTCCCACGCTGGAGCGTGTGTTCCTGGATCGGCTGCGTGCGGGCCGTGTGCCCGATCTGATGTCATCCCTTCGCGTTCTGCTCGTGGACGAGTACCAAGACACCAACCCGCTCCAGGAGCATATTTACCTGGAGCTTGCCCGCCAGACCGGGGCTGCTCTGACCGTCGTCGGGGACGACGACCAGTCGCTGTACCGGTTTCGGGGCGCCACGATCGAGCTCTTCCGGGACTTTCGCTCGCGGGCAGCCACCGCCCTCGGTGGCCAGACACCCCAGCTCCTCTACCTGACGCAGAACTACCGGTCGACCCCTGAAGTCGTCTCGTTCTTCAATGACTTCATTCAGAATGATCCCGACTTCGCTCCGGCGCGAATCCAGCCCCCCCAAGCCGATGATCCGGGCGAACCAGCCCTCGGGCAAGGTGCCGGTGCTCGGGATGTTCCGGAGCACTGCGGACGAACTCGCGGACGATCTGGCTGCCTTGCTGCATCAGGTGTTCCGGCAAGGAGGGCGCCCTGCCGATGCTCGGTTGGCGGAGCCGATCCGGGCCGCCTGCAATGGGGGCGATTTGGGGGATGCCGTGATCCTGGCGCACACGGTGAACGAGTTCCGGCGCGGATATAA
- a CDS encoding 3'-5' exonuclease, translated as MILAHTVNEFRRGYKGTPPSERLPWRLRQKLSQRGVSCFNPRGRSLKDISAVGRVLGLVLECLDAAEPGNEQGRIVAGMAVTHAARSVFSRWRQDAQAFLATHPSAVIRRGESLQEVVARWRRFARHGQGPGAEWPLLDVLYNLLPWMPAFQDEPEHQVYLEAISRTAAQAAAFSSYRALILRDERHRTRSIQAVIQDVLAPIADDLVEVDEDIMPSVPRDRLNLMTIHQAKGLEFPLVIVDISSDFTRNHPKQRFRRFPDEPSPVTLLEDHLAACTPIGSLRTARTAIQRSFEDLIRLYYVAYSRPQSVLMLVGCLPCLRYSKTLPHVATFWRRDETWAWRQPLSGQPPPMADRHPLTLL; from the coding sequence GTGATCCTGGCGCACACGGTGAACGAGTTCCGGCGCGGATATAAGGGAACCCCGCCGTCCGAGCGTCTGCCTTGGCGGTTGCGGCAGAAGCTCTCGCAGCGGGGGGTGTCCTGTTTCAACCCGCGCGGCCGCTCCCTGAAGGATATTTCCGCGGTCGGGCGCGTGTTGGGGCTCGTGCTCGAGTGCCTCGATGCGGCCGAGCCGGGCAACGAGCAAGGCCGCATCGTTGCCGGTATGGCGGTGACCCACGCGGCGCGGAGCGTGTTCAGCCGCTGGCGCCAGGACGCCCAGGCGTTCTTGGCCACCCACCCGTCGGCGGTCATTCGGCGGGGGGAAAGCCTTCAGGAGGTGGTGGCGCGTTGGCGACGCTTCGCCCGGCATGGGCAGGGGCCCGGGGCCGAGTGGCCCCTGCTCGATGTGCTCTACAACCTGCTGCCGTGGATGCCGGCCTTCCAGGATGAGCCCGAGCATCAGGTCTATCTGGAGGCGATTTCGCGCACCGCCGCTCAGGCGGCCGCGTTTTCATCCTATCGCGCGCTGATCTTGCGCGATGAGCGGCACCGGACTCGCAGCATCCAAGCCGTGATCCAAGATGTGCTGGCACCGATCGCCGATGACCTGGTCGAGGTGGACGAGGACATCATGCCGAGCGTTCCTCGCGACCGGTTGAACCTGATGACCATCCACCAGGCCAAGGGTCTGGAGTTCCCCCTGGTCATCGTCGACATCTCGTCGGACTTCACTCGAAACCACCCCAAGCAGCGCTTCCGGCGCTTTCCCGACGAGCCCTCGCCGGTCACGCTCTTGGAGGACCATCTCGCCGCGTGCACCCCGATCGGGTCGCTCCGGACCGCCCGGACGGCCATCCAACGCAGCTTCGAGGACCTGATCCGGCTCTATTACGTCGCTTACAGCCGGCCGCAGAGTGTGCTCATGCTCGTCGGCTGCCTGCCCTGTCTTCGCTACAGCAAGACCCTCCCGCACGTCGCGACGTTCTGGCGCCGCGACGAGACGTGGGCCTGGCGTCAGCCGCTCTCGGGGCAGCCGCCTCCGATGGCAGACCGTCATCCGCTCACCCTCCTCTAG
- a CDS encoding PD-(D/E)XK nuclease family protein, translating into MELALKRPDRIVPEYSLTGDLLSYLRCMLQYRYYNGSALPPSRPVQMWYGEFIHGMLEAAFRLWDAAGGALPFPWPCTPLPDAGPPQAPPQGLAPHDLRIIGWPIEEALAHEGKRARSRRARISAYRRAEAAINLLGPQLFPLIADAEQKVIGTRLLPPLPQGPPLRSERYALHGVIDVLTNVELASAGPGNIVREAVEAACPGLTGTFEVIVDYKGSHRPATDESHWSLGEWQVQTYAWLRQRQQLAHPVAAGILIYVNELAPGGDDIRRLRSDIERGQADVAPERGSPDFYALQAWTPGSASGLSEAFRFRRALRVIPITEASIARATREFDRTVSDIESQVIEEATRGSILATWPPTSRDPETCIACDFRFFCPNPAASSPALTAEPSLADDDDL; encoded by the coding sequence ATGGAACTCGCTCTCAAGCGGCCTGACCGCATTGTCCCCGAGTACAGCCTGACCGGAGACCTCCTCTCCTACCTGCGCTGCATGCTGCAGTACCGCTATTACAATGGCAGCGCGCTGCCTCCGTCGCGCCCCGTGCAGATGTGGTACGGCGAGTTCATCCACGGGATGCTGGAGGCTGCCTTCCGCCTGTGGGACGCGGCCGGAGGTGCGTTGCCATTTCCCTGGCCCTGTACGCCGTTGCCGGATGCCGGGCCGCCGCAGGCGCCGCCCCAGGGGCTCGCGCCGCACGACCTGCGCATCATCGGATGGCCGATCGAGGAGGCACTGGCTCACGAGGGCAAGAGGGCCCGGAGCCGCCGGGCACGGATCTCGGCCTATCGTCGCGCCGAGGCCGCGATCAATCTGCTCGGGCCGCAGTTGTTCCCGCTCATCGCCGACGCGGAGCAGAAGGTGATCGGCACCCGGCTTTTGCCACCCCTTCCCCAGGGCCCGCCGCTGCGCTCCGAGCGCTACGCGCTGCACGGAGTCATCGACGTCCTCACGAATGTGGAGTTGGCGAGCGCTGGGCCGGGAAACATCGTTCGCGAGGCGGTCGAGGCGGCGTGTCCGGGACTCACGGGCACGTTTGAAGTGATTGTCGACTACAAAGGGTCTCACCGGCCCGCGACGGACGAGTCGCATTGGTCCCTGGGTGAGTGGCAGGTCCAGACCTACGCATGGCTTCGGCAGCGGCAGCAGCTCGCCCATCCGGTGGCGGCTGGCATCTTGATCTATGTGAATGAGCTGGCGCCGGGCGGCGATGACATCCGCCGCTTGCGGAGCGACATCGAGCGAGGCCAGGCCGATGTGGCTCCAGAGCGCGGCAGCCCTGATTTTTATGCGTTGCAGGCCTGGACCCCTGGCTCCGCTTCGGGCCTGTCGGAGGCGTTCCGCTTTCGCCGGGCGCTCCGCGTCATTCCGATCACCGAAGCGAGCATCGCGCGAGCGACCCGCGAGTTTGATCGGACTGTGTCCGACATCGAAAGCCAGGTGATCGAGGAGGCAACGCGGGGCAGCATCCTGGCGACGTGGCCGCCCACGTCTCGCGATCCGGAGACCTGCATTGCCTGCGACTTCCGCTTCTTCTGCCCAAATCCCGCGGCCTCGTCGCCAGCGCTCACCGCCGAGCCCTCGTTGGCCGACGATGATGACCTGTGA
- a CDS encoding cupin domain-containing protein: MPTLIPSPTRVEAAGNKPKLIDEYVGRVNSKTGELSVAHMRSPGGWVEPGQTPTFREYTVVLKGWLRVEHRGGSLDVRAGQGVVCEPGEWIRYSTPGEEGAEYIAVCLPAFSPDTVHRDP; this comes from the coding sequence TTGCCGACCCTCATCCCCTCCCCCACCCGCGTGGAAGCCGCGGGCAACAAGCCGAAGCTCATCGACGAATACGTGGGAAGGGTGAACTCGAAGACGGGGGAGCTGAGCGTGGCCCACATGCGCAGCCCCGGGGGCTGGGTCGAGCCCGGGCAGACACCCACCTTCCGCGAGTACACCGTGGTGCTCAAGGGCTGGTTGCGCGTAGAGCACCGGGGGGGTTCGCTCGACGTCCGCGCGGGCCAGGGCGTGGTGTGTGAGCCCGGAGAATGGATCCGCTACAGCACGCCCGGCGAGGAGGGCGCCGAATACATCGCCGTCTGCCTGCCGGCGTTCTCCCCGGACACCGTGCACCGAGACCCCTAG
- a CDS encoding methyltransferase domain-containing protein, whose product MLNLLDMPRQALRDARARLSKHPFVNTLRSAMPAGLRLSSPAPDDPALADAERVEAYRKAIGRYVKPGQVVMDVGAGMGLRTLLAAHRGPRRLYAVDPSRHLDTARWVARRHGLADNIDFVREDSGRFTPSEKKVDVLLHEQTGPSLFDAGLVPRLVSLRNRLLRPGGRILPHRFEVFIEPVQLRDEACLPFIWSQSLPSVDFSCLKTLREAMNPAYFTRLVRAYEVAHLLCEPEPVFSFDLETMKPGELPRHIHFQRAVAKPGRLDGFCVFYRAAFDAETSFSVSPERGHNPSSLMLLRVDAREYSRSQTLRLDLELPDLEDVTSWRWRFE is encoded by the coding sequence ATGTTGAACCTGTTGGACATGCCTCGCCAGGCGCTGCGCGACGCGAGGGCTCGCCTGAGCAAACACCCATTCGTCAACACGCTGCGGTCCGCGATGCCCGCGGGTCTGAGGCTGTCCAGCCCCGCGCCGGATGACCCGGCGTTGGCGGACGCCGAGCGGGTAGAGGCCTACCGCAAGGCCATCGGGCGGTATGTGAAGCCCGGGCAGGTGGTGATGGACGTGGGGGCGGGGATGGGGTTGCGCACGCTCCTGGCGGCGCACCGGGGCCCGCGCCGGCTGTACGCGGTGGACCCCTCGCGTCACCTGGACACGGCGCGGTGGGTGGCCCGCAGGCACGGGCTCGCGGACAACATCGACTTCGTGCGCGAGGACAGCGGACGCTTCACCCCCTCCGAGAAGAAGGTGGACGTGCTCCTGCACGAGCAGACGGGGCCTTCTCTCTTCGATGCGGGGCTGGTGCCGCGGCTGGTGTCGCTGCGCAACCGGTTGCTGCGTCCCGGCGGGCGGATTCTCCCCCACCGCTTCGAGGTGTTCATCGAGCCCGTCCAGCTTCGGGACGAGGCGTGTTTGCCGTTCATCTGGAGCCAGAGCCTGCCCAGCGTGGACTTCAGTTGTCTGAAGACGCTGCGCGAGGCGATGAATCCCGCCTACTTCACGCGGCTCGTGCGGGCCTATGAAGTGGCCCACCTGCTGTGTGAGCCCGAGCCCGTGTTCAGCTTTGATCTGGAGACGATGAAGCCAGGCGAGTTGCCCCGCCACATCCACTTCCAGCGTGCCGTGGCGAAACCGGGCCGGCTGGACGGCTTCTGCGTCTTCTACCGGGCGGCCTTCGATGCCGAGACGTCCTTCTCCGTCTCCCCGGAGCGCGGCCACAACCCGAGCTCGCTGATGTTGCTCCGGGTGGATGCCCGCGAGTACTCCCGCTCGCAGACCCTCCGGCTGGACCTGGAGTTGCCAGACTTGGAGGATGTCACCTCCTGGCGCTGGCGCTTCGAGTGA